In Puntigrus tetrazona isolate hp1 chromosome 22, ASM1883169v1, whole genome shotgun sequence, one genomic interval encodes:
- the LOC122328175 gene encoding LOW QUALITY PROTEIN: reticulon-4 receptor-like 2 (The sequence of the model RefSeq protein was modified relative to this genomic sequence to represent the inferred CDS: inserted 4 bases in 3 codons; deleted 1 base in 1 codon) has product MGRTSYANLPKTGSIPESLPLYNSVSLPAANTQRLLHRHMNTLPTCGCSSDDRRRTQKLQDASVIHASIGAQGPVHLHEPQHHLYDCTCHEELKISNCTSSNFTHVPAALPPFTEQLDLSLNHLSAIRPRAFHSTRRLRILLLNDNVIAALANGAFSLLEGLLRLDLSXNRISFLGEGFSQGLSSLRDLSLAENRLTSLDSSCFVHFDSLQRLNLSHNAIETIKMRAFGSMSTLRQLQLNSNNLTVLNNGIFSMLRNLEVLNLHHNQIHYLGVRALSPLTSLALLDLTNNNLSTIQFKTFLSLNTYSTHIMLQXNPWNCDCDLQRVFQKLCNVKRLFLDDYDNLTCVNLDESQRNYXMKEEFCVAEMVTVLVITITVVITVVAAIVMAEKKRKKRTKKSIGRKWASCRMRIARLNQIMRIMQGRNINLALYG; this is encoded by the exons ATGGGGAGGACGAGTTACGCGAATCTCCCCAAGACCGGATCCATACCCGAAAGT CTGCCCCTGTACAATAGCGTTTCCCTCCCGGCTGCAAACACACAGCGTCTGCTGCACAGACACATGAACACGCTCCCCACCTGCGGCTGCTCCTCCGATGACAGACGCCGCACTCAA AAGCTCCAGGATGCATCTGTTATTCATGCTTCCATTGGTGCTCAAGGTCCAGTCCATCTCCACGAGCCACAACATCACCTCTACGACTGCACCTGCCACGAGGAGCTCAAAATCAGCAACTGCACCAGCAGCAATTTTACTCACGTGCCCGCCGCTCTCCCACCCTTCACCGAACAGCTGGACCTGTCCCTCAACCACCTCAGCGCCATCCGTCCCCGAGCCTTCCACAGCACACGAAGACTTCGCATCCTGCTCCTCAATGACAACGTGATCGCTGCTCTGGCCAACGGGGCGTTCTCTCTTCTGGAAGGACTCTTGAGGTTGGACCTGA GAAACCGAATCTCATTCCTGGGCGAAGGATTTTCCCAGGGTCTCAGTTCCCTTCGAGATCTGTCACTGGCGGAGAACCGATTGACCAGCTTGGACAGCAGCTGTTTCGTCCACTTTGACTCCCTCCAAAGACTAAACCTCAGCCATAATGCAATCGAGACCATCAAGATGAGGGCGTTTGGGTCCATGAGTACCCTACGCCAGCTACAACTCAACTCCAACAATTTAACGGTTCTCAATAACGGCATCTTCTCCATGCTACGAAACCTTGAAGTCTTGAATTTACATCACAATCAGATACACTACTTGGGCGTCCGGGCGCTTTCTCCATTGACCAGCCTCGCGTTACTGGACCTCACCAACAACAACCTCTCCACGATTCAGTTCAAGACCTTCCTGAGTCTCAACACGTACAGCACTCACATAATGCTCC GAAACCCGTGGAATTGCGACTGCGATCTGCAGCGA GTCTTTCAGAAGCTCTGTAACGTCAAGCGGCTCTTCCTGGACGACTACGACAACCTCACTTGCGTGAATTTGGACGAAAGTCAAAGGAACTA GATGAAAGAGGAGTTCTGCGTGGCAGAGATGGTTACCGTCCTGGTCATCACCATCACGGTGGTCATCACTGTTGTGGCTGCCATAGTCATGgcggagaagaaaaggaaaaaaagaacaaagaaaagcaTTGGACGGAAGTGGGCGAGTTGTCGTATGCGCATCGCAAGACTGAACCAGATAATGCGGATAATGCAAGGAAGGAACATTAATCTTGCATTGTATG GATGA